One genomic window of Haloferax mediterranei ATCC 33500 includes the following:
- a CDS encoding RtcB family protein, whose product MGLVVELNEIEANVYEIGRTGEMRVPARVYGSESLVEEMQSEGDRTLTQIQNVAMLPGIQKFSLVLPDGHQGDGFPIGGVAAVDADDGVISPGGIGGDINCGVRLLRTGLTYKDIVSEQSILADRLYQTIPTGAAEGGSLDTNISDVRGILEGGLEWMLANGHATKTDLDHCEENGHLPSDPNAVPTEALKRGVNQVGSLGRGNHFLEVQRVTDVYDTETAAAFGIDTDDVVVMIHTGSRGLGHQTYSHYLRAFERKYRSLAESLPDKKLVYAPLGDDLADEYWNAMNAAANFAWANRQALTQAVRKVFDDLFDTTEVELVYDVCHNMAKEERHTVDGETKTLLVHRKGATRAFPAGRPEIPEAYRSVGQPVFIPGSMGSHSYILVGGPQSLARSFGSTAHGAGRQLSRAEARTEYSAGELKKALRARGIFVRARSGRTLAEEAPGAYKDIDEVVRVSDALGIGTRVARTAPLANIKG is encoded by the coding sequence GTGGGTCTCGTGGTCGAACTCAACGAAATCGAAGCGAATGTGTACGAAATCGGGCGAACGGGGGAGATGCGCGTCCCAGCGCGTGTCTACGGATCGGAATCGCTCGTCGAAGAGATGCAGTCCGAGGGCGACCGCACGCTGACACAGATTCAAAACGTCGCGATGCTGCCGGGTATCCAGAAGTTCTCGCTCGTCCTTCCCGACGGGCATCAGGGCGACGGCTTCCCTATCGGCGGTGTCGCCGCGGTTGACGCGGACGACGGCGTCATTAGTCCGGGGGGTATCGGCGGCGACATCAACTGCGGTGTCCGACTGCTTCGAACCGGTCTCACGTACAAAGACATCGTGAGCGAGCAGTCTATTCTCGCAGACCGCCTCTACCAGACGATTCCCACGGGTGCTGCCGAAGGCGGCTCCCTCGACACCAACATCTCCGACGTGCGCGGCATTCTCGAAGGCGGGCTGGAGTGGATGTTGGCGAACGGACACGCCACCAAAACCGACCTCGACCACTGTGAGGAAAACGGGCACCTTCCCAGCGACCCGAACGCGGTCCCAACCGAGGCACTCAAACGCGGCGTCAATCAGGTCGGGTCGCTCGGGAGGGGAAATCACTTCCTCGAAGTCCAGCGCGTGACCGACGTATACGACACCGAGACGGCCGCGGCGTTCGGTATCGACACCGACGACGTGGTCGTGATGATTCACACGGGGTCGCGCGGCCTTGGCCACCAGACGTATTCGCACTATCTCCGCGCGTTCGAACGCAAATATCGGTCTCTCGCCGAGTCGCTTCCGGACAAGAAACTCGTCTACGCCCCGCTCGGTGACGACCTCGCCGACGAGTACTGGAACGCGATGAACGCCGCCGCCAACTTCGCATGGGCTAACCGACAGGCACTGACGCAGGCGGTCCGAAAGGTGTTCGACGACCTCTTCGACACCACGGAAGTCGAACTCGTCTACGACGTGTGTCACAACATGGCCAAAGAAGAGCGACACACCGTCGATGGAGAGACGAAGACGCTTCTCGTCCACCGAAAAGGCGCGACACGGGCATTCCCGGCCGGTCGGCCCGAGATTCCTGAAGCATACCGGAGCGTCGGCCAGCCAGTGTTCATCCCGGGGAGTATGGGGTCACACTCGTACATCCTCGTTGGCGGGCCACAGTCACTCGCGCGTAGTTTCGGTTCGACGGCCCACGGTGCTGGTCGCCAATTATCACGGGCGGAGGCGCGAACGGAGTACTCCGCTGGCGAACTCAAGAAGGCGCTGCGCGCCCGCGGTATCTTCGTCCGAGCACGCTCCGGCAGGACGCTGGCGGAAGAAGCACCCGGCGCGTACAAGGACATCGACGAGGTCGTTCGTGTGAGC
- a CDS encoding glutaredoxin family protein: MSDAVPIIVYTRTHCPLCDEAEETIRKVAAGEGVPVDIEFINVDTDEELRAKYGERVPYVYIDGRPAFKFEVDPDRLREKLAAAQG; the protein is encoded by the coding sequence ATGAGCGACGCCGTCCCGATTATCGTCTACACTCGAACCCACTGCCCGCTCTGTGACGAGGCAGAAGAGACCATCCGCAAGGTAGCCGCAGGGGAAGGCGTTCCGGTCGATATCGAGTTTATAAACGTCGATACCGACGAAGAACTACGGGCGAAGTACGGCGAGAGAGTCCCGTACGTGTACATCGACGGTCGACCGGCATTCAAATTCGAGGTCGACCCGGACCGGCTCCGCGAGAAGTTGGCCGCAGCGCAGGGGTAG